In one Euleptes europaea isolate rEulEur1 chromosome 12, rEulEur1.hap1, whole genome shotgun sequence genomic region, the following are encoded:
- the LOC130485340 gene encoding NEDD4-binding protein 2-like 2 — translation MMALCSALMITFLSKMDVAKQAMDQGRSPIIIDNTNTQAWEMKPYVEAALEKGYRVEFHEPDTWWKFDPEELEKRNKHGVSREKIIQMLERYEYQISIPIVLNSVLPFHKTSQRPPPERRQRWGGSSDSRNTFSVSNSQ, via the exons ATGATGGCATTGTGTTCAGCACTGATGATTACTTTTCTCAGCAAGATGGATGTTG CAAAGCAAGCAATGGATCAAGGAAGATCTCCAATTATAATAGACAACACAAATACGCAAGCATGGGAAATGAAGCCTTATGTGGAAGCG GCTCTAGAAAAAGGCTATAGAGTGGAATTCCATGAACCAGACACATGGTGGAAGTTTGACCCTGAAGAATTAGAAAA gagGAACAAGCATGGGGTCAGTCGTGAGAAGATTATTCAAATGCTGGAAAGATATGAATATCAAATCTCTATACCCATTGTCCTGAATTCGGTGCTGCCTTTCCATAAAACTTCACAAAGGCCACCTCCAGAAAGAAGACAgaggtggggagggagttcagactCTCGGAATACTTTCAGTGTATCAAATAGCCAATAA